In a genomic window of Halostella litorea:
- a CDS encoding DUF1684 domain-containing protein, with amino-acid sequence MTETFDADAWRRELETQREEKDRFFDEHRQSPIPPEERDDFDGLDYFDPDPDYRVTATVTVHDDPEPVTMDTTAGTEVRYLRELTLTFEVDGTEQELAAYRQEGDRQYFVPIRDKTTGQETYEGGRYMEFESDEDLTDGDEMTLDFNLAYSPFCAYSETFACPLPPEENWLDVAVRAGEKAP; translated from the coding sequence ATGACCGAGACGTTCGACGCGGACGCCTGGCGGCGGGAACTGGAGACACAGCGCGAGGAGAAGGACCGCTTTTTCGACGAGCACCGGCAGTCGCCGATCCCGCCGGAGGAACGCGACGACTTCGACGGGCTGGACTACTTCGACCCGGACCCGGACTACCGCGTGACGGCGACGGTAACCGTCCACGACGACCCCGAGCCGGTGACGATGGACACGACGGCCGGGACGGAGGTCCGGTACCTGCGCGAACTGACGCTGACGTTCGAGGTGGACGGCACCGAGCAGGAACTCGCGGCGTACCGCCAGGAGGGCGACCGGCAGTACTTCGTCCCGATCCGCGACAAGACGACGGGACAGGAGACGTACGAGGGCGGGCGGTACATGGAGTTCGAGAGCGACGAGGACCTGACCGACGGCGACGAGATGACCCTGGATTTCAACCTCGCGTACTCGCCGTTCTGTGCCTACAGCGAGACGTTCGCCTGCCCGCTCCCGCCCGAGGAGAACTGGCTGGACGTGGCGGTGCGGGCCGGGGAGAAAGCGCCCTGA
- a CDS encoding ATP-dependent DNA helicase, producing MPDAAVVDDTTMAGSWRDVFGHDEPYDDQVDGVETAVETARDGGFLALEGACGTGKTMLALTAGIHLVRDPDSDFERVLVLTSVKQQLRQFEEDLRTINGNLPDDHRPVSGLTLVGKADVCPYNRENAGRIDDDNVYDRCEDLRDRTRGLTGEGPTTADALAADARSQQVGLADSGSGGATYLETADEPSPYPREMPEFEDTEYCPFYAQYLADLPEDGDPGEAVPFDFTAAGLLTPDELVARSVEHGTCPHSMMGAMLGHAEVVIGNYYHAFDPTTTGSFTGALLDDSTFVVCDEAHMLEPRVRDLVSDGVADATLRDAETELSRVIQPLQFDDANDRDTAREDADLIRGELSDSDVTLSELQETRAFVRDLRDELDRRVTAHLEREHRGWKADLSDLPDEEIPLRDPETPEPDAITEWAEREGYDGGVWARAEAVGAVVKRILDEAEDEQKTRAAPAAGRVLGEWYRNDHEHYFREIDLERTWDRTEPDGSWRRAYNASLALHNCVPSDAIGERLADFGGGVLMSATLEPLDVFAEVTGLRHLEREGERPVVERTYGLDFPAENRESFAVAAPKFTYENRGPTPDGAGAGGGEAADEHARTRRTYADAVAEVARSPGNVLVGMPNYAEAEWMAAALRGRVDKPVLIDESSGDDATETLKGDFFAGEAKVLVTSLRGTLTEGVDYEGDKLRAAVVCGVPIINTASPRTRAVRTAYDRQFGGGGSGSRGGFEYALTIPAVRKARQAIGRVIRGPEEVGVRVLVDERYARDSWDSVREYFPETDEFQPVSPDMLSLGLDRFWSGVD from the coding sequence ATGCCCGACGCGGCGGTGGTAGACGACACGACGATGGCAGGCTCCTGGCGCGACGTGTTCGGCCACGACGAGCCGTACGACGACCAGGTCGACGGCGTCGAGACGGCGGTCGAGACGGCCCGCGACGGCGGCTTTCTGGCCCTCGAGGGAGCCTGTGGCACCGGCAAGACGATGCTCGCGCTGACGGCGGGGATCCACCTCGTCCGCGACCCCGACAGCGACTTCGAGCGCGTGCTGGTGCTTACGAGCGTCAAGCAGCAACTCCGCCAGTTCGAGGAGGACCTGCGGACGATAAACGGGAACCTGCCCGACGACCACCGCCCGGTGTCGGGGCTGACGCTCGTCGGGAAGGCCGATGTCTGTCCGTACAACCGCGAGAACGCCGGCCGGATCGACGACGACAACGTGTACGACCGCTGCGAGGACCTGCGCGACCGCACGCGCGGGCTGACGGGCGAGGGGCCGACCACGGCCGACGCGCTGGCCGCCGACGCCCGGAGCCAGCAGGTGGGACTTGCCGACTCGGGGTCCGGCGGCGCGACGTATCTGGAAACGGCGGACGAGCCGTCGCCGTACCCCCGCGAGATGCCCGAGTTCGAGGACACCGAGTACTGCCCGTTCTACGCGCAGTACCTCGCGGACCTGCCGGAGGACGGCGACCCGGGCGAGGCCGTCCCGTTCGACTTCACCGCCGCGGGGTTGCTGACGCCGGACGAACTGGTCGCCCGGTCCGTCGAACACGGCACCTGCCCGCACTCGATGATGGGCGCGATGCTGGGCCACGCCGAGGTGGTGATCGGCAACTACTACCACGCGTTCGACCCGACGACGACGGGGTCGTTCACCGGCGCGCTGCTCGACGACTCGACGTTCGTGGTCTGCGACGAGGCGCACATGCTCGAACCGCGCGTCCGGGACCTGGTGAGCGACGGCGTCGCGGACGCCACCCTGCGCGACGCGGAGACGGAGCTGTCGCGGGTGATCCAGCCGCTCCAGTTCGACGACGCGAACGACCGCGACACCGCCCGAGAGGACGCGGACTTGATCCGGGGCGAACTGTCCGACAGCGACGTGACCCTCTCCGAGTTGCAGGAGACGCGCGCGTTCGTCCGGGACCTGCGGGACGAACTGGACCGCCGCGTCACCGCCCACCTCGAACGCGAGCACCGCGGGTGGAAGGCGGACCTCTCGGACCTGCCCGACGAGGAGATACCGCTCCGGGACCCGGAGACGCCGGAGCCGGACGCGATCACCGAGTGGGCCGAGCGCGAGGGGTACGACGGCGGCGTCTGGGCGCGCGCCGAGGCGGTCGGCGCGGTCGTCAAGCGCATCCTCGACGAGGCCGAGGACGAGCAGAAGACCCGCGCGGCCCCGGCGGCCGGCCGCGTCCTCGGCGAGTGGTACCGCAACGACCACGAGCACTACTTCCGGGAGATCGACCTGGAGCGGACGTGGGACCGGACCGAACCGGACGGCTCGTGGCGGCGGGCGTACAACGCCAGCCTCGCCCTGCACAACTGCGTGCCCAGCGACGCCATCGGCGAGCGCCTCGCGGACTTCGGCGGCGGCGTCCTGATGAGCGCGACGCTGGAACCGCTGGACGTGTTCGCCGAGGTGACCGGCCTGCGCCACCTCGAACGCGAGGGGGAACGCCCCGTCGTCGAGCGGACGTACGGCCTCGACTTCCCCGCGGAGAACCGCGAGAGCTTCGCCGTCGCCGCGCCGAAGTTCACCTACGAGAACCGCGGGCCGACGCCGGACGGCGCGGGCGCTGGAGGCGGCGAGGCGGCGGACGAACACGCCCGGACCCGCCGGACGTACGCCGACGCGGTCGCGGAGGTCGCGCGGTCGCCGGGCAACGTCCTCGTCGGGATGCCCAACTACGCGGAGGCGGAGTGGATGGCGGCGGCGCTCCGCGGGCGCGTGGACAAGCCCGTCCTCATCGACGAGTCCAGCGGCGACGACGCCACCGAGACGCTGAAGGGCGACTTCTTCGCCGGCGAGGCGAAGGTGCTGGTGACGAGCCTCCGCGGGACGCTCACCGAGGGCGTCGACTACGAGGGCGACAAACTCCGCGCGGCGGTGGTCTGTGGCGTCCCGATCATCAACACCGCCAGCCCCCGAACGCGGGCGGTCAGGACCGCCTACGACCGGCAGTTCGGCGGTGGCGGATCCGGCTCCCGGGGCGGGTTCGAGTACGCGCTGACCATCCCGGCGGTCCGCAAGGCGCGCCAGGCCATCGGCCGCGTCATCCGCGGCCCCGAGGAGGTGGGGGTCCGGGTCCTCGTCGACGAGCGCTACGCCCGTGACTCCTGGGACAGCGTGCGCGAGTACTTCCCCGAAACCGACGAGTTCCAGCCCGTCAGCCCGGACATGCTCTCGCTGGGGCTGGACCGGTTCTGGTCGGGCGTCGACTAG
- a CDS encoding PaaI family thioesterase, whose protein sequence is MDDFEAVELFSQLPFVERLGIEMESAGDGRAVGTLELEEGHSSVPWTTVAHGGVTYSLADTVGGAAVYSLHPKPTPTVDMRIDYLSPGTDRLRAEAEVVRDGGSVAVVSVDVTDGEGGAVADARGVYKTGGGDGETTWTDGGE, encoded by the coding sequence ATGGACGACTTCGAGGCGGTGGAACTGTTCTCGCAACTGCCGTTCGTCGAGCGACTCGGCATCGAGATGGAGTCGGCCGGCGACGGCCGGGCCGTCGGCACCCTCGAACTGGAGGAGGGCCACTCCTCGGTCCCGTGGACGACCGTCGCCCACGGCGGCGTCACGTACTCGCTGGCCGACACCGTCGGCGGCGCGGCGGTGTACTCGCTCCACCCGAAACCGACCCCCACGGTCGACATGCGGATCGACTACCTCTCGCCGGGCACCGACCGCCTCCGCGCCGAGGCCGAGGTGGTGCGGGACGGCGGGAGCGTCGCCGTCGTCTCCGTCGACGTGACCGACGGCGAGGGCGGGGCCGTGGCTGACGCCCGCGGGGTGTACAAGACCGGCGGCGGCGACGGCGAGACGACGTGGACGGACGGCGGGGAGTAG